In Oscillatoria acuminata PCC 6304, a single window of DNA contains:
- a CDS encoding CPP1-like family protein, with protein sequence MSELSCYEQLGVSENASFEEIQEARTRMSELHSGDRKQVDLIEAAYDEILMQRLRQRQEGKIKVPERIRFAEREVRTMPAAPPTPTKEAPAWLQRLLDTPSRSDIIWPAGGFFALSLLSLLQPASAPLALAVGVGVGLYFLNRKEKKFARALVITVVALLGGLLIGAPLGTWLTSLGVLFSADGLAASFTFFVLWLVSSFLR encoded by the coding sequence ATGAGCGAATTAAGTTGCTACGAACAGTTAGGAGTCTCAGAAAACGCTTCGTTTGAGGAAATCCAAGAAGCCCGTACTCGCATGAGCGAACTCCATAGTGGCGATCGCAAACAAGTTGATCTCATTGAAGCGGCTTATGATGAAATTTTGATGCAGCGTCTGCGGCAGCGTCAAGAGGGCAAAATTAAAGTCCCGGAACGGATTCGCTTTGCTGAACGGGAAGTCCGGACTATGCCGGCTGCACCCCCAACTCCGACAAAAGAGGCTCCAGCCTGGTTACAACGACTGTTAGATACGCCCTCTCGGTCGGATATTATCTGGCCTGCGGGAGGTTTTTTTGCCTTAAGTCTTTTGAGTTTATTGCAACCGGCTTCTGCACCTTTAGCATTAGCAGTGGGTGTGGGCGTGGGACTTTATTTTCTCAATCGTAAAGAAAAGAAATTCGCTCGTGCTTTGGTGATCACCGTGGTTGCCTTGCTGGGGGGATTACTGATTGGTGCGCCCCTAGGCACTTGGTTAACCAGTTTGGGTGTGCTATTTTCCGCTGATGGTTTAGCGGCTAGTTTTACCTTTTTTGTATTGTGGTTGGTTAGTAGTTTTTTACGGTAA